DNA from Flavobacteriales bacterium:
AAGAGGCCGCGCTTCCACTGCACGCGCACGGCGTTGTCCAGGCTCTGCATCACCAGCAGGATGATGCTGTGCCGGCCGAAATCGCGGCGAAGCACCCTCAATGCCTTGCGCGGCTGCGTCACCGTGTTCCAGATGGACTTCGCCATGCGCAGCAACGGTGGTCCCTCGCCGGCGGCCATCACCGCCAGCAGGCCCATGGCGCCGGATCCGTCGCCGTACTTCACCAGCTCGATGTGGGTGTGCGGATCGGGCTCGAACACGCGGCTGATGGCAACGCCATGGTTCACCTTCACCGGTATGCCGCTGATGCCGCAGAGCGATTCGCTGTTGGTGCGCAGGCTGGCCCCCAGCTGGTCGGAGAGCGCCGGCAGCGTGCCCACCTCGTGCTTCTGGCGCATCAGGAGCTTCAGCGTGCCCATCACGCCGGCGCTCACCACCAGCCCCTTGGCGCGGAACACGCGGGGACGGCCCGTCCCCCAAGCCGTGGAGCGGCGTGTGTGCACGTGATAGAGGCCGTCGGCGTGCTCGATGCGCGTCACCTCCGTCTCCGCCTCGATGCGCGCGCCGAAGCGCTCGGCGAACCAGAGGTAGTTCTTGTCGAGCGTGTTCTTGGCATTGAACCGGCAGCCGACCATGCAATTGGCGCAGGCGGTGCAGCCGGTGCGTTCCGGGCCGAGCCCCTTGAAGTACGGGTCGGTGGGCGCCAGCGTGTCCCCGAGGTAGATGCCGACATGGTCCACGGGCTTATAGGTGCCGGCCTTGCCCATGTCACGCGCCACTTCGGCGAGGATGCGGTCTTCGGGCCCTTCCGGCACGTACCGCGTGCTGCCCAGCATGAAGCGCGCAGTGACGTAATGCGGCGCCAGGCGCGCCTTCCAGTCGCCGAACCGCGACCAGGCCGGATGGCGGAAGAACCCGTCGCCCGGCATCATGTGCGTGTTGGCGTAGATGAGGCTTCCGCCTCCCACGCCCGCGCCGCTCAGCACCATGATGCGGTTGAGCAGCTGGATCCGCTGCGGCCCGAAGCAGCGGAGCATCGGCGCCCAGAGGAAGCGCCGCAGGTTCCAGTTGGTGCGCGGGAAATCCTTCGCCGCCCACCGCTTCCCCTGCTCCAGCACCAGCACATCGTAGCCCTTCTCGGCCAGGCGCATGGCGCTCACGCTGCCGCCGAAGCCCGAGCCGATGACGATGTGGTCGTGGATGCGGTCCTCACCCATGTGCGTCCCAAATCTACCGGCCGGACGGCGCGGCGCCGGCTCAGAACTGGAAGTAGATGAAGGGCACCATGTCCGCCGTCACGGTCTGGTAGATGAGCACCACCGCGGCGGCGCAGGCCAATGCCATGGCCCAGAGCGGGAGCGCGGCGAAGCGCTCGCGGTAGCGCTGCTTGAGCGACTCGGGCAGCCAGTGGATGACGAGCCCGGCCAGGGTGACGCCCAGCACGCTGCGGAAGGCCCAGAGCACATCGCCGGCCAGGTGTAGGCCGAAGTCGCTGGTCACCTGGTGGAGGAAGGCATTGGCGGTCTCCAGGTCGGGGCTGCGGAACCAGATGCGCGTGAAGCTGATGAAGGTGAAGGTGAGGAGCACCGACCAGGCGTGCGCGGCCCAGTGCGTGCTGCGGCCCCAGGGGCTGATGCGCTTCCAGGCCTTGTGCACCACCAGCCCCAGGCCGTTGAGGCCGCCCCAGATCACGAACATCCAGCTGGCGCCGTGCCACAGGCCGCCGATGAGCATGGTGATCATGAGGTTGAGGTTGGTGGTGATGGCATTGTGCACCGCCGGGGAGAGGCGAACGAGCACAGCGGCGAGGGCCACGACGGACAGGTACACCACCGGCAGCCACCACCATCCCGTGAGCAGGATGAGCGCTGCGCCGATGATGCCGAGCATGATCCAGGAGAAGCGCGATCCGCCCCGGTTGCCGCCCATGGGGATGTAGAGGTAGTCGCGCAGCCAGGTGCTCAGGCTCATGTGCCAGCGGCGCCAGAAGTCGCCCACGTCGGCGGCCTTGTAGGGGCTGTTGAAGTTCTTGGTGAGGCGGAAGCCCATGAGCAGGGCGATGCCGATGGCGATGTCGGTGTAGCCGCTGAAGTCGGCGTACACCTGCAGGGAGTAGCCGTAGAGCGCCAGCAGGTTCTCGAAGCCGGTGTAGCGCAGCGGGTCGGCGAACACGCGGTCGATGAAGTTCACCGCGATGTAGTCGCCCACCACCATCTTCTTCAGCAGCCCGTTGAGGACCCAGAACACAGCCATGCCGAACTCCGCGCGCGAGAGCCGGAAGGGCTGGGCGATCTGGGGGATGAACTCCGAGGCGCGCACGATGGGGCCGGCCACCAGCTGCGGGAAGAAGCTCACGTAGAAGCCGAAGTCGAGCAGGTTGCGCACCGGCTTCAGGTGGCCGCGGTACACGTCGATCGCGTAGCTCATGCACTGGAACGTGTAGAAGCTGATGCCCACGGGCAGGAGCACCTTGTTCTCCACGAAATGCGCATCCCAGGCGGCGTTGGCCCAGCGGGCGAAGTAGTTCACCGGTTCGAAGGCGGTGCCCAGCAGGGCGTTGACGTTCTCCACCACGAAGTGCGCGTACTTGAAGTAGCCCAGCACGAGCAGGTTGAGCGTTACGCTGAGCGCGAGCAGCAGCCGCTTGCGGAGCCGGTCCGGCGCTGCGGCGCTGGCCCTGCCGATGAAGAAGTCCATGACGATGCTGAAGCCCAGCAGCCCCACGAACAGACCGCTCGTCTTGTAATAGAAGAAGAGGCTCACGGCGAAGAGCCAGCCGCTGCGCCAGAGGGGGCGCCGGTGCACGATGCTGAAGCCGGCCAGGGCCACCAGGAAGAAGCCCCAGAAATAGAGCCGCGTGAAGATGACGGGCGCATGCTCATCGTAGCGGAGGAGCGCGGCCCAGTCGATCGTCGCGGTGCTCATGCGGTCAATGGCGGATGGCGCTCAGGTGCCGGCCGTAGCGCTCCATCAGCGCCGCGAAGAGCAGGTCGCCGAGCAGCGCATAGCCCGGCCGTTTCAGGTGGATGCGGTCAGGCTGCGCCAGGCCGGCCTTCTCCCAGGCGCGGATGCTGCCCTCGCCGCCCATCACGCCGAAGGCGTCCCACACGGCCACCCCCTCCGCGGCGCTGAGGCGCAGCATCGCCTCCCGCACCGCGCCTGCGTTCCGGTTCACGTGGCGGCGCTTCACGTAGCTGTCCGTGTTCGTGGTGAGCAGGATGGCGGCACCGGGGCTGGCCTGGCGGATGCGCCGGATCAGCTCGCGGTAGTTGGCCTCGTAGCGCGCCGCGCTGAAGTCGGGGTCGTGCGCGTCGTTGATGCCGATGGAGAGGATGACCAGGTCGGGCTTCAGCAGGGCGAGCTCCTCGGCGAAGCGCTGGCAGCGCAGCCAGCTGGCCGTGCTGGCGCCGTTGACCCCGAGGGCGTGGAGGACGAATCCCGGGTCGCTGTTCTCCAGCACGATGCCCCTCAGGGTGAACCGCCGCTGCGCGGTGTCCGTGCGCTGGATGCGCAGGCGCAGCGTATCGCGCAGGCGGTCGTAGGTGAATTCGGTGTAGCCGCCCGCCGTGTCCACCCGGCGCTCGATCCGTACCGTGGTGTCCGTGCACCAGGCCTGCACCTCGTAGCTGCTGTCCATGCGGTGCAGCACGCGCACGCGGTCGAAGGCGTAGCCGGGGTAGGCCTCGCCGCGGAAGCTCACCTTGATGCCGGTGAGCGTGTCGGTGGTGGTGACGCTGATGCCCGCCGCGCCGAGCACCGAGCTGTCCGTGCGCATCACGTTGCGCACTGCCGTCCAGCTGCCCGTGTACTCCGGGTGGTACCAGTAGGGATTGTTGCTCTTCGCCATGTTGTAGGGGAAGATGAATCCGCGTCCAGCGCGCACGCCGGGCGCCATCGTCTGCAGCCGGTGCCGCAGCTCCATGCTCCACAGATCGGCCTGCACGTGCGACCCGCCGATGTGCGCCACGCTCACCTGCCCGGTGCCGTCGAACAGCAGCCGGTCGAGCTTCGCGTGGTAGGCCTCCCAGGCCGCGCTGTCGCCAAGGGTAGTGACGCGGTTCACCGCGGGGTTCAGGAAGGCGCGCTCCTGCACGCGCAGGGGATTGCCCTGGCCAACGGCCGTGGCCGCTGCGAGGAGCAGCGCCAGCAGCGCGGCGGCCCTCATTTCAGGGAAGGTCCTTGTGGTATGCGGCGAATTCATTGATCAGCGCGGTGTAGAAGAGCTCGCCCACCTTGCGCGCACCCTGGGGGCTGAAGTGCGTGTAGTCCTCGGCGGCCAGCGGCGGGTCGGCCTGCACCCAGCTCACCATGCTGTTGCGCCCGCCCATGGCCTCGTACATGTCCCAGAAGGCCGCGCCCTGCGCCAGTGCATGGGCCTTCATGGCGTCGCGCACCTCCTCGAGCCAGGGCCGCGTCACGTAGTCCGCGCCGTCCTTCACGCTCATGTCGCTGGGGCCGATGACGATGACGCACACGCCGGGGATCATGCGCTTGAAGCGCGCGATCTGCGCGCCGAAGAAGCGCCCGTACTGCTCGGCCTCCTCCTTGCTCTTCAGGTTTGGCAGCACATTGCCGCCGTACTGCAGGATCAGCAGCCGGGGGGCCAGCTCGGCGTACATGGCCGTGAGCAGGCCCTGGTCCGTGCGCCGGAATTCGTAGCCTGCGGCCCCGCGCGCCGCGATATTGTCCATGGCCACGCCGTTGCGGCCCTCCAGCGAGATGCCGAAGACATCGGGGCTGTCGGCGCCCGTCATGGTGATGGTGACCTCCTTCGGGGCGCTCTCGAACCGCCACTCGCGCACCAGCAGCCCGGCCTCCGGCTCCACCGTCTCGCTGCTCAGCGCGGCGCCATCGGCGGCCATGGCAAGGGTGAGGGGCGCGCGGTGCCAGCCGTAGAAGAGCCGGCATACGGACCAGGCCTGCGCCTTGCCATAGCTACGCCGCTCGGGGCGCAGGGTGATGGTGGCGGTGCGCTCCGTGGAATCGGGTGCCACCGAGTCGGGGAGGATCGGCGTGAAGCGCGCGAAGGCGGAGAGCGCGCCGAAGCGGTCGTGGCCCTGCTCCTTGGGCTTCTTCGACATCACGCTGTAGCGCGTCCAGCCCGCGCTGAGCTCACGCGCCACGCTGAAGTGCGGAACGATGTCGGCCACGGCCACCAGCCCGGGGCCCTGGCCGCCGAACTGCACCTGCAGCTTGTTGCGCACATAGGCCGTGATGCGGTCGCCCTCCAGCTGCGAATCGCCGTAGTGCAGGATGCGGACGGGGCGCTTGGCCGAAGCGGCGCCTTGCAGCGCGGCGAAGAAGGGGTGCAGGATGGCGGGCCCCTCGGGCGGGAAGTGCAGCCGGATGCGCTCCTCGAGCGGCGCCAGCTTGGAGGCGTCGAAGGCGAACGGGGGCGCCACGGTGTCCGCCGGCTCCGCCTCGAGCGCCGCCACGGCGATCGTGTCCACGGCCGCGGTGTCGGCTTCCAGGGCGATGATGTCGCTGATGTCCACCCGCTCCTCGCGCGCCGGGAAGAGCGCCTCGCGCGGGCCGGGCAGCCGGATGTTCAGGCCGGCCAGCTGCAGCCCCCCGGCGGGCAGCAGCGCCCCGATGGCCGCCAGCAGCAGCAGCACGGCCACGAGGAAGGCGAGGATGCGCGTGGGGGTCATGGCTTCAGCGGCACCTTGAGCCGTTGTCCGGGGCGTATGTCAGCGCCGATGCCGTTGATCCGCATCAGGCTGTCGGCATCCACGCCGGGGTATCGCTTGGCGATGCCGTAGAGTGAATCGCCGCGCTTCACCGTGTACCAGGTGAAGCCCTGTGCCGGGGCGACGCCCGCGGGCGGTGCAGGACGCGGCTCCGCCGGCGGGTCGTCGGCCACCGGCTGCTCCTGCTGGCGCTCGTAGCGCGCGCGCTGGGCCGGCGTCACGTAGATCACCAGGTCCTCGCCCACATCGATGTGGTCGCCGCGCAGCCGGTTCCAGGTGCGCAGCTGAGACACCTTCACGCCGAACCGCTGGGCGATGCGCCCGAGGTAATCGCCGCTGCGCACGCGGTAGTAGATGGCTTCGCGCCCGTCGGGCGCCCGGGCCACCAGGTCCTCGCCGGGCTCGCTCGCCTTGCGCACGGCCTCGTTCAACGCCTCCTGGGCGCGCCGCACCGAGTCGCCCAGCGCCGTGAACCGTGCGCCTTCGCCCTTGGGCAGCAGCAACGCGTGGAAAGCGGGCACGCGGTCGTTGCACAGGGTGCTGTTCAGTGCCTGCAGGCGCTCCTTGGGCAGCTGCAGGATGGCGCTGACGGTGCTGATCCGCAGCTCGGTGGCGGCGCGGATGGTGTCGGCAGGCTCGAAGGGCACGGCGTGGATGGGCGCGATGCCGAGCTTGCCGGCGTGCTCGGCCAGGTAGGTGAAGGCCATCCACAGCGGCAGCGCATCGCGGCAGCCGGCGGTGAAGTGGGGGTAGAGCGCTTCCATGGCGGTGCTGCCGGTGCTGCGTCCTTGCGCCCGGGTGATGTTCGCCGGGCCGCAGGCGAAGGCCATGATGGCCATGCCCCAGTCGCCGTAGCGCGCATGCAGGTCCTTCAGATGGCGCGCCGCTGCGGCGGTGCTCAGGCGCGGGTCGCGGCGCTCATCGATGTCCGCTGTCACGCGCAGCCCGTATCGCAGCGCCACCGGGTAGGTGAGCATCCAGAGCCCGGCGCCGCCCTCGGGCGATTCGGCCAGGGTGTTCATGGCCGAGAGGCCCAGCGGCAGGTAGCGGAGCTGGCGGGGCAGCCCGTGCCGCACCAGTTCGCCCTCGATCAGCGGCGCGTACTCCTCGCACAGGCCCAGTGCCGCGCGCAGCTCATCGCGCCGCGGCTCGCCGAGCAGGTCCACGTAGCGCGCCACCAGCGTATCGGCGAACACGGGCAGCTCCGGCGATGCGGCGCGCAGCCGCGGCAGCAGGTCGCGCGTGTCCATGGCGCGCACCACGCCGGGAGCGCTCTGGCGGTGGCTCGCCTCCAGCGCCGCGCGCACGGGCCAGGTGGCCGCCAGGCTGTCGAGCCGCCAGAGCGACTGGGCGCCGGCCGACAGGGGGATGGAGCAGAGGAGGAGGAGGGCTCTGGCGCGCATTCGGGCCCGGTAAAGCAAGGCCCTTGCCGGCCCGCCGGCGCGTGCGCTCCACCGTGTTTTCTGCACGGGCTGGTGTGGAGCGCTCCGCGGTGCAGTACCCGTGTCCTGCGGTGGCCACTTCGTCGCACTCCGTGCGCAGCGGTATGATGGCCGCAATCAAATGCGGTCCCGATGGCTTCGACCGCGATTCGTTATCTACCCATGGTCGGCTATTTTCAGCCCATAAGTGCCATGGAGAGCAAAGGCATATTCCAATCCGTTCCCAACGCACAGCTCGCATCGAACGGGCAGCTCTGTGCGTGTGGCGTGCTCTCTCTCTCTCTCTCTCTCTCTCTCTACAATGACACGGCCTGCAAAGGCCATCACAGAGAAGCCCCCGGCGCTTGCGACGCCAGGGGCCGGTAACTCATGTCCCACCAACTCTGGTAAGAAGATGAACACGAGCTAGGCAAAGGTACCGACCCCGCCCGGAACAAGCCGCGAGCCGGGCGGTGCGGTGAGCACCCGGTATCTTCGAGATCGAAGCCGGAAGCAGAGGCAGCGCGCACGCTTGTGCCGCGGTCCTACATGTGCCGAAGACGTGGCGAAAGGAGTTTGAACTTGATTGAGGAACATGCGCTCAGCGCTGCTACCATTTGGACTTATGCTGCTCGTGCTGCCCATGCGCGCCCAGAACCTCGTGCCCAACTGGAGCTTCGAGGAGATCAGCAGTTGCCCGCAATACGAAGGCGATATCGAGAAGGCCATCGGATGGTTTGCCTTCAGAGGCGAGTATTCCTGCGACCTCTATCATGTGTGCGGACATCCCGATTCGTGCGGAGTGCCGATCAATTTTGTGGGTGAGCAGCTGCCTGCCAGTGGCCAGGCGTACGCTGGCATCATCACATTCAGTGAGGATGACGGCTGGCCTTGGTACTTGAGAGAGTGGATAGGTACGCAGTTGACGAGCCCATTAGAGGTTGGGACCACGTACTATGCTTCGCTCAAGGTCAATCTCACCCTGGGTTGGGGCACAGGATGGCCAGCACTAGATAGAGTCCTCTTCGCTAACGATCACATCGGTTTGCTCTTCACCATGAACCAATGGCTTCAGGATGACTTTGATGCCGTGCCGGGTTATGCCCAAGTGTATGGTACTGAAGTGGTTGAGGACACGGTAGGCTGGACGGTAATCAGCGGCAGTTTCGTGGCCGACAGCGCCTACCGGTACGTGGTGGTGGGCAACTTCTTCAGCGACGAAGAGACCAACTGGTCGCTGATGGACCCCAATGGCACGAATAACCTGACCTATTACTTCATCGACGATGTGTGCGTCTCACCGGATTCGCAGTATTGCGCCATTGCTTCTGGTTTGGCGATCAGGCCGCAGCAAGGGTTCAGGATTTGGAGTGACCCCTCCAGTGGCTCCTTGCACGCGGCCGGGCTTCAGGTGCTCGATGTACGGCACATTTCGGTGGTGGATGCGCTAGGAAGAACAGTTGCAGTGCCACCGGCAGTGACAGGCTCGGATACTTGGAGCGTCTCGGTGAGCACATGGGCGAGTGGTGCATACATCGTGGTGGCTGAACGCGATGATGGCAGTCGAATAGCTGAGCGCGTGTTCCTCGGTCGGTAAACCGAGAAAAATGAGACAGACACATCGAGCGTGGACCCTGGCACTGGGTTTCTGCGCGATGACGACGTGGGCAACCGCGCAGTTGTTCACCAATGTCACTGCAGGATGGTGGCGCACCAACCCGGCCAATCCCAACATTGGACGGGGCTTGGCAATCGGGAATCTGACGACCACCCCGTATCCAGCAGCCTTCCAGGTTCATGGGGATTTGACCGCCACGCAAACGGGCGAGGTATTCCGCACCAATGCGTCCCAGGCCATTCTTGGTGTGCCGAACCCCACGTTCTGGCGGATGTTCCATGGCGGTAGCACACCCGATTTCGAGCGAGGGCAGTTCTTCGCGGAGCCGGCTGCGCAGAACGGGTTGTTCCAATTCAACATCAATGCGCCGACCGGGCACTTGCAGCTGCATACCCAGAACGTGCAAAGAGCGCGGCTGAATGGGAATGTGACCAGCGACATGGGGCCGAGCACCGCGCCGCCCTTCACCAATGTGAATCGCGATGGCTTCTTCGCGCTCAGCGGCACTGCCGATGCCGTCGCCAACCCGACGAGCCGCGCGCCTTTCACGCGGCTGCATCTGGTGGATAATGCCGTGAGCGCCAATGACCCCACGGTGTATGCGCAGCAGCATGGCTTCCGGCCCTGGCAGCGCAATGGTGTCACCTTCACCGGCAACAGCGACCAGAGTTACATCGGGCACCGCTACGCGGGGAATGACAACACCGATTTCGTGATCCAATGGAGCGATAACCCGAACGGGAGCCCATGGGGCACGGATCGGATGCGCTTCGTGTTCACCACTCAGTTCAACCCAGCCAATACCCGCGGCGCCACCTCGGTGGAGGGCTTGGAAGCCATCCGCCTCTGGCCGCGAGACAATTTCCGCGTGAACGTGGGCATCGGTGATTTCTTCGCCGGGAATCAGTTGACCCCCGCGACGGTCACGGACCCCACGGAGCGCCTGGACATCCTCAATGGCCGTATGCGCATCAGGCAGCTGCCGGATGATTCAGCAGCGGTCGATTCCTTCTACGTGATGGTGGTGGACCGCACCGTGCTAACGGAGGACAATCAGGAGCGCGGCGTGGTGAAGTGGGTGGATCCATCAGCGCTCGGCGGCGGTGGAGCTGATTGCGATTGGACCGTGGAGAATGACGGCACCTCCGGGCCTGGGGTATCGCACAACGTCTATACGGCTGTAGGCGTCAGCGACGATTGCCCGGATGGTGAGGATCGCGTTGGCATCGGCACGGCGACGCCTGGAGCGAAGCTGCATGTGAGAAAGGGTGTACTCATAGACCCGGGCACGGACCATGCGGCCTTGCTGCACAACACGACAGGAGCCATCATGTCAATCGGTGCCGAGGGGTGGGCCGATGGCGGGGTGCATAACATCGGTGTGCATGGCCTGGCGGAGAATAGCTCCAGGCTGTACGGCGTATGGGGCGTTGCGCGCAATGGGGGCGGTGGTGCCTACGGAGTCAGGGCTGAAGCATACGCATCCCCGACACCGATTGGCGTCTCGGCCTTGGCTCTAGGCGGTGGCACCACAACCGGCATGCAATCTCAGGCGAGCGGAGGCACCAACTTCAATCGAGGTGTTTTGGCTTCAGCAACTGGCGGTCAGGAAGCCATGGGCCTTTACGGATTCGCTTCGCTGGGCACTTCCTCGAACTACGGGGTCTTTGGACAAGCAACGGGCACCAACGCTTGGGCAGGCTGGTTTGACGGCGACGTGAAGATCACGAGCACCTTGACCGTCAATACGACCGTTTACACCTCCGACGGATCGCTCAAGACCGGGATCGAACCGGCCCCATCGTGCCTGCCGATCATCGATGCCTTGCAGCCCAAGACCTACCGGTTCACTCAAGCAGCAACCGACGCGCTGAACCTTGATTCGGACCAGCATGTGGGCCTGATTGCCCAGGAGCTGGAAGGGGTGCTCCCGACCCTGGTGCACGAGGTCAGAATGCCAGCGAGGTTCGACTCGTTGGGCAACATGGTTTCGAATCAATGGAGCTATAAGGGTGTGGACTACGTCTCGTTGATCCCTTACTTGATCGGTGCTGTGAAGGAGTTGTCGGCTCAGCATGCAAGCATGCAGCAGCAGCTCGCAGCCTGCTGCACCGCCCCGCCCACGGATAGCGACCAGCGGAGCGGCGCCATCGGAACCGGTGCTACGGAGGAGCAACTCACCCTGGCCCAGGAGCGCCTGCTGCGCATCGCGCCCAACCCCTTCGCCGACCGCACCACGCTCTATTGCACCCTGGAGCGCGCGGGCCGCATGCAGCTGCTGGCCAACAGCGCCGATGGCCGCGACCTGCGGGTGCTGGCGGAAGGCCAGCGTGAAGCCGGTGAATTCCAGCTGGAGTGGAGCACCGCCCACCTGGCGCCCGGCATGTACTATGTGACCCTGCTCCTCGATGGGGAGCCTGTGGTGAAGCGGGCCGTGAAGGTGCGGGAATGATCCCGGCCTGCATGGCCTGGGAAGGGGTCCGGCTTCGGCCGGGCCCCTTTCAATTCCCCAGCACGCCGCACAGGTGCCACAGCACGCGCGCACCCACGTTGGCGTCCCACTCGTCGGTGCCCGGGCTCACCTCCACCAGGTCGAAGCCGATGACGGTGCGCTTGGCGGCGAGGCGCGAGAGCAGGTAGGTGGCCTCCTCGAATTGCAGGCCGCCGGGCACGGGCGTTCCGGTGTTGGGGCACAGCGTGGGGTCGAGCCCATCGATGTCGAAGCTGATGTGCACCTTCTCGGGCAGGGCGGCGATGATGGCCTCGCACTGGTCCTTCCAGGTGGCGCCGGCGTATTGCAGGGCGCGCAGGTCGGCGCTGCGCACGATGCGCACGCGGTCCTTGGCGGCGAGGAAGACCTCGTTCTCCTGCTGGCAGAAGTCGCGGATGCCCACGCTCACGATGCGCTCCAGCTGCGGGATGGCCAGCGCGTTGTGCATGATGCTGGCGTGGCTGTAGGCGAAGCCCTCGTAGGCGATGCGCAGGTCGAGGTGGGCATCGATGTGCAGGATGCCGAACTTCTTATGGCGCTTGGCCTGGGCGCGGAAGAGGCCCAGCGGCGTGCTGTGGTCGCCGCCCACGAGGCCCACGCGCTTGCCCTGGTCCATCCAGTGGCCGCAGCGCTCCTCCACCCATTCGTTCATCACGGCGCACTCCTCGTTGATCAGCTGCAGGGCCTTTTGCGCCCGCGCCTTCCGCTTGGCGCCGGGCCGGCCCACCAGGGCGTCCATCACCTCGGCGGCGCGCTTCTTCAGCGCATCGCTCTGCTGCAGGAGTGCCCCGGGCGCCTCGTCCATGGCGATGCCGCGCTTCCACAGCTCAGGGAACTCGGGGTGGAAGAGGTCCACCTGGAGGCTGGCCTGCCGGATGGCCTCGGGGCCCCGCGAGGTGCCGCCGCCGTAGCTGGTGGTCACCTC
Protein-coding regions in this window:
- a CDS encoding GMC family oxidoreductase codes for the protein MGEDRIHDHIVIGSGFGGSVSAMRLAEKGYDVLVLEQGKRWAAKDFPRTNWNLRRFLWAPMLRCFGPQRIQLLNRIMVLSGAGVGGGSLIYANTHMMPGDGFFRHPAWSRFGDWKARLAPHYVTARFMLGSTRYVPEGPEDRILAEVARDMGKAGTYKPVDHVGIYLGDTLAPTDPYFKGLGPERTGCTACANCMVGCRFNAKNTLDKNYLWFAERFGARIEAETEVTRIEHADGLYHVHTRRSTAWGTGRPRVFRAKGLVVSAGVMGTLKLLMRQKHEVGTLPALSDQLGASLRTNSESLCGISGIPVKVNHGVAISRVFEPDPHTHIELVKYGDGSGAMGLLAVMAAGEGPPLLRMAKSIWNTVTQPRKALRVLRRDFGRHSIILLVMQSLDNAVRVQWKRGLFGGRLSVASDGGKRVPAYIGIGQEVMHRYAAKAGGTAMNALPEVLLDMSSTAHILGGCPMGADAGEGVVNERFEAFGYPDLRIIDGSVIPANLGVNPSLTITALAEYAMSLVPPKSGHQGAALRDLLEGRDGQP
- a CDS encoding MBOAT family O-acyltransferase; translated protein: MSTATIDWAALLRYDEHAPVIFTRLYFWGFFLVALAGFSIVHRRPLWRSGWLFAVSLFFYYKTSGLFVGLLGFSIVMDFFIGRASAAAPDRLRKRLLLALSVTLNLLVLGYFKYAHFVVENVNALLGTAFEPVNYFARWANAAWDAHFVENKVLLPVGISFYTFQCMSYAIDVYRGHLKPVRNLLDFGFYVSFFPQLVAGPIVRASEFIPQIAQPFRLSRAEFGMAVFWVLNGLLKKMVVGDYIAVNFIDRVFADPLRYTGFENLLALYGYSLQVYADFSGYTDIAIGIALLMGFRLTKNFNSPYKAADVGDFWRRWHMSLSTWLRDYLYIPMGGNRGGSRFSWIMLGIIGAALILLTGWWWLPVVYLSVVALAAVLVRLSPAVHNAITTNLNLMITMLIGGLWHGASWMFVIWGGLNGLGLVVHKAWKRISPWGRSTHWAAHAWSVLLTFTFISFTRIWFRSPDLETANAFLHQVTSDFGLHLAGDVLWAFRSVLGVTLAGLVIHWLPESLKQRYRERFAALPLWAMALACAAAVVLIYQTVTADMVPFIYFQF
- a CDS encoding GDSL-type esterase/lipase family protein; amino-acid sequence: MRAAALLALLLAAATAVGQGNPLRVQERAFLNPAVNRVTTLGDSAAWEAYHAKLDRLLFDGTGQVSVAHIGGSHVQADLWSMELRHRLQTMAPGVRAGRGFIFPYNMAKSNNPYWYHPEYTGSWTAVRNVMRTDSSVLGAAGISVTTTDTLTGIKVSFRGEAYPGYAFDRVRVLHRMDSSYEVQAWCTDTTVRIERRVDTAGGYTEFTYDRLRDTLRLRIQRTDTAQRRFTLRGIVLENSDPGFVLHALGVNGASTASWLRCQRFAEELALLKPDLVILSIGINDAHDPDFSAARYEANYRELIRRIRQASPGAAILLTTNTDSYVKRRHVNRNAGAVREAMLRLSAAEGVAVWDAFGVMGGEGSIRAWEKAGLAQPDRIHLKRPGYALLGDLLFAALMERYGRHLSAIRH
- a CDS encoding GDSL-type esterase/lipase family protein, with product MTPTRILAFLVAVLLLLAAIGALLPAGGLQLAGLNIRLPGPREALFPAREERVDISDIIALEADTAAVDTIAVAALEAEPADTVAPPFAFDASKLAPLEERIRLHFPPEGPAILHPFFAALQGAASAKRPVRILHYGDSQLEGDRITAYVRNKLQVQFGGQGPGLVAVADIVPHFSVARELSAGWTRYSVMSKKPKEQGHDRFGALSAFARFTPILPDSVAPDSTERTATITLRPERRSYGKAQAWSVCRLFYGWHRAPLTLAMAADGAALSSETVEPEAGLLVREWRFESAPKEVTITMTGADSPDVFGISLEGRNGVAMDNIAARGAAGYEFRRTDQGLLTAMYAELAPRLLILQYGGNVLPNLKSKEEAEQYGRFFGAQIARFKRMIPGVCVIVIGPSDMSVKDGADYVTRPWLEEVRDAMKAHALAQGAAFWDMYEAMGGRNSMVSWVQADPPLAAEDYTHFSPQGARKVGELFYTALINEFAAYHKDLP
- a CDS encoding LysM peptidoglycan-binding domain-containing protein; this translates as MRARALLLLCSIPLSAGAQSLWRLDSLAATWPVRAALEASHRQSAPGVVRAMDTRDLLPRLRAASPELPVFADTLVARYVDLLGEPRRDELRAALGLCEEYAPLIEGELVRHGLPRQLRYLPLGLSAMNTLAESPEGGAGLWMLTYPVALRYGLRVTADIDERRDPRLSTAAAARHLKDLHARYGDWGMAIMAFACGPANITRAQGRSTGSTAMEALYPHFTAGCRDALPLWMAFTYLAEHAGKLGIAPIHAVPFEPADTIRAATELRISTVSAILQLPKERLQALNSTLCNDRVPAFHALLLPKGEGARFTALGDSVRRAQEALNEAVRKASEPGEDLVARAPDGREAIYYRVRSGDYLGRIAQRFGVKVSQLRTWNRLRGDHIDVGEDLVIYVTPAQRARYERQQEQPVADDPPAEPRPAPPAGVAPAQGFTWYTVKRGDSLYGIAKRYPGVDADSLMRINGIGADIRPGQRLKVPLKP
- a CDS encoding tail fiber domain-containing protein: MTATQTGEVFRTNASQAILGVPNPTFWRMFHGGSTPDFERGQFFAEPAAQNGLFQFNINAPTGHLQLHTQNVQRARLNGNVTSDMGPSTAPPFTNVNRDGFFALSGTADAVANPTSRAPFTRLHLVDNAVSANDPTVYAQQHGFRPWQRNGVTFTGNSDQSYIGHRYAGNDNTDFVIQWSDNPNGSPWGTDRMRFVFTTQFNPANTRGATSVEGLEAIRLWPRDNFRVNVGIGDFFAGNQLTPATVTDPTERLDILNGRMRIRQLPDDSAAVDSFYVMVVDRTVLTEDNQERGVVKWVDPSALGGGGADCDWTVENDGTSGPGVSHNVYTAVGVSDDCPDGEDRVGIGTATPGAKLHVRKGVLIDPGTDHAALLHNTTGAIMSIGAEGWADGGVHNIGVHGLAENSSRLYGVWGVARNGGGGAYGVRAEAYASPTPIGVSALALGGGTTTGMQSQASGGTNFNRGVLASATGGQEAMGLYGFASLGTSSNYGVFGQATGTNAWAGWFDGDVKITSTLTVNTTVYTSDGSLKTGIEPAPSCLPIIDALQPKTYRFTQAATDALNLDSDQHVGLIAQELEGVLPTLVHEVRMPARFDSLGNMVSNQWSYKGVDYVSLIPYLIGAVKELSAQHASMQQQLAACCTAPPTDSDQRSGAIGTGATEEQLTLAQERLLRIAPNPFADRTTLYCTLERAGRMQLLANSADGRDLRVLAEGQREAGEFQLEWSTAHLAPGMYYVTLLLDGEPVVKRAVKVRE